The genomic window TCGTATCGTCTGTGAGCAAAGAGTAGTCAGCTTGTAGTCCTGCAAGCCGAGGATGCTTTGCGCTGTCTGCCGTACTCTTTTACTTCGTTGCATTCTGGTGCCAGTGATGCGGACATGACGAAAAACACAACAGTGGGAGAGGGAGCGCGATGATTGTGATGTAAGGAGAGATAACTAGATGGTATAACCTAATGCATGCATCTACACGTAGATGCCAAGAATCTGATACGAGAAGAGACCAAGATGGAACTTGGTATATTCATGAGTCTTGTCCGATGGTGCATCAAGTCTGGTTCGATatgcaaggccaaggcccgcCGGGTTAAAGTCGAGATGGCTCCACATGGCCTGAGGCCGATCAGCCTGGTTGCCTGGCAAGATGACAGAGGGTTGCTGCTCCAGAGACTCCATCACGCGCACGCTAGTAGCACTTGAGACTAGTACGCAAGTAGTGACAGCGTTTGAGTGCAAGTTCCACCAAAACTCAATGGTAGGAGCAACCAACAGCCACTAGGCACGACGCCCGAGGGGCAGATGACTCGGGGCGAGGTCGACAAGCTCCATTGACGATATTGCGAATCAAAACATTAGAGCCAGCTTAACCCTGGTGCATGCATTTggcgtcgccgccatcgacgGGGGCATTCCAAAGTCGTTCtgttttttcctttcttttttgaCGCCTGTCCTTACATGCAAAGTGTTTCATGCCCATATCCAAGCGCTGTCTCCTATTGATCTCCACTGCGGGAAGGCGCGTTCAAGTTTGGGTGcatcctccagctccagtGTCGCCTTGCGGTCCACCTGGGCATCACTGCAGAGCACACGCTTGAAGCTTCAAGATGCGCCGTACAGGTGCCTGATGCTGAGTTGTCGCCCTGCTGGTCTCCAATAAACCACTGCCTTGCACGACCACGCGCGCGGCTAAACACCATGCGGGACTCAAAAGAGAGCGATTCCGCGCCGGAAGACACTGGGCATGACGCGAATGCGCAACCTGACGATTCCATTCTGAAGCTGTTACCACCACCTGGCGGCGCCTCTGCCTCGGGAAGCACCACTGGCCCGTCTGCAATGGAGAGCAGCTACGTTGACGCCGTAACGATAGATCATAGCCGGGCACCTGATGTCACTATTACGGAAGAGGCTGTACGCGAACATTTCAAGGACCAAGAgtcgagcttcttgcccACGCTGTCTCCCATCGCTACAAGGACAACAGCTGAGGATGCGACTGGCGCCGACGATACGATAGATACATCTGGCAGAAAGAAGGACCAGAATGCGGAGAAACGAGACGACGACCATACTAGTGATGTTGATGTTGGAAATACTACATCGAGTCTTGAGAATCTGGACTCTTCCCCTACGACTGCCGCCGCTGCAAGAACCATTTCGAGAGCTGTTAGCATGGCTAGTAGCGCGACAAGGGATGGCCGTACTGCGCCTGCGGCAGCAGACGAAGATGATTATAGAGACGAGACCGAACATTCATTTCTGTCTGGTGCAGACGACCCGTTCTTACAATCCCAAATATCTGATAAGCTTGACACGGGAAGCACACCCAGTAATTCCTTGAGGATTGGCAAACGGTCAAAATATTTGCGCAGCCGGTACGGCAGCCACCGATCATCGACATCTTCGCTCATCACGAATCCAGAATCACAAGACGGTAGCGAGGCCACTatcggccatggtgttgactATGCTCTGCAATCAGGCGGCGCCGTTCCGGCGTTGGGGATGTTACGCTCGACAAGCAACCCCTTTCAGCGTTCGATAAGTGTTGGTAGTATGGTGTCTGGCTTCGGTGGCGACGATTTGAATGATTTGCCAAACCACCACCTGGATACTCTTCCAGAAGTCTCGAGCCCTGACAGACCGAACCACAACGACCCCCTCAGGACCCCAAAGGCCTCACGAGAGAATTTGAAGGCTACTGCACCTACAGATACCGTCATAGCTCAGCATGTCAAGAATGTACAAGTTCCCGAGTCGTTGGTGAAGGAATACCGGTTTAAGAACAGCCTTCAAACGCCTCGCCGACCATCTAACCTCACCACAAGTATTAGCACTGACACCATAACAAAAACCGGCAGGAACCTCACGTTGAAAGAACAGAGCAGCACTATCGAGAGGCTGTCAAAGGAGAACTTTGATTTAAAGCTGAAGGTCATGTTTCTGAGCGACCGTCTGGATAGACTCTCTGAGGAaggcatcaaagaaatgATCTCTGAGAACGTGGAACTCAAAACTAGTCTTGCGGTGTTGCAACGTGACAACAAAATCCTCCGGAAACGCATCAAGGAGCTCGAGAGACAAGCCCGAGATGAAGACAATAGACCAagcacggcctcgtcgacagATCAAACCTCCAAAACAAACGATGAAGATGCCTATGAGAGAGAACAGGAGCTTATATACCTGCGCGAACGGGTTGAAGAGTATGCTATTGAGATCGAGAGGCTTCGCAACGAGAGTCTTAGTCGGGAATCGGAGAAGTTGCAGCTTGTTCAAATGGTCAAGACGCTTGGTGAGCGATCTGGCAGTAATGCCGGCGTGCCTGATGAATCTGCGGTTTGGAGCGACTTGCTGGAACAGGAAACTGTCCGTCGAGAACAAGCAGATGAAGACAACCGGAAACTACGGGACGAAATTTTTCGGCTCAAGAAGGAGCTTTCTGCGCAAGGCAACATGCAACACACCACCAATATTTACAATATTTCCAAGAAGCCTCGCGATGGCGCGTTCTCGCCTACTCGAGCAACGTCTGGTCTATCTGGGGAGACAAATGTTCCCGACACGAACCTCGGCGGGGTTAACGTCTTGGTTGATGAACTGCGGCGGGAAAGTGAACAACTGCGGCATGAGAACGCTGAGTTGAGGCGTGAGGTTGGCGCGCAGACTTCAATGCTTACTTCGAGGAACCGCGAGAAAGAAAGGCTCTACCAGGAGATTGAAGATCTCAAAATGGCTCAGCGCCGTGGTGGTCCTGCTCCATCCACCATAGACAGCATACTTGACCGCTCGGCGTCCCGTGCCGGTGGTCATGAACGATCACAATCCCGGGGAAGCGGACGGACTAGGCAGACTTTGGCTGAGGAAGAATCTGAACGCGAGGGGCTAGAAAACAAGCTGGCTGAAGTACGAGACAAACTCAGCGAAGTCAGGCTCCAGAACCAGGAATTGCAGAGAGAACTTGAGTCTTGCATGGTAGACTTTGAGGCTGCGGTCGAGGGCAAGCGGCAAGCGGAAGATAACGCCATGTCCCTGCAAGAAGATCTTGACACGGCTATGAACGATCTCGTTGCTCTACAAGCTGAACGAGACGAGGCCGTTCGCGAACAGGGTGAAATGGAGAACGAGTTTGAAGCTTTACGCCATGAAGCCCAGGAAGAGATCGATGCGatggaggccgaggccgatcAACGTAATGAAGAGATTCAGCGCGCATATACCGACTTGAAAGATCGCTCAGAGAATTTCGACGCCTTGCAGGAAGAGATGCGAAAGATGAGCGAGGCTCTGGTGCGGCTGGAAGATGAACAAACCGGCAAATTGCGTCGTATCCAACAGCTTGAGGAAGAGTTAGACTCGTCAAATAAGGAGCTCGAGGACTTGGAACAGAAGTTGATGGAGGCAAACGAGAAGAACCAGCGCTTCTCGATACAACAAGAATCAAGCCAGGGAGAGATTGCCTTTTTGCGCGAGGAGCAAGAGGTGGACAAGATTCGTATCGGGGATCTGGAGGCGGCAATTGCCAACGCGGAGCAAAATCTGCGAGACGAAAAAGACAGAGCCAGGGAGTTGGATAACCGCCTTCAACAAGAGCGCATGCACAGAGAGATTGTcgccgacaaggaaaaggaagaggtCCAGCAGGTTGTGAATGAACTCAACCGGGAGGCTTCAAATGCCAAGGACGAAGTAAGGCGACTGCGTAAGAGTCTGTCGTCTCGGGAGGTCGAGGCTACGGAGTGGAAGGAGAGGTTGATAGAGCTCGAGAATAATCTTCGAGAAGCTCTTGGTGACCTCAACGGCACCCGATCTTCTCTTCTCAAGGTTCGTATTGTGCACTCTTGATCTATGACTGTGGTATACTGACGACTCAACTCTAGTCGATTGCCAAAATGCAACGGGAACTCGAGAACACAATTCGCGAGCTCGATACAACAAAGGCGTCGTTGGTCGAGAAAGATCGCATCATTAAACAACGAGACGCTCTTTTGGAATCTCATGCTCTTGAGTCACGAAAGGTTACCGAGTTGTTGGAAAGGGAGCGCGTCGCGCACCGCAATACAAAGGCGCAATATGACACATTTCAGAGGACACATCAGCACCTCACACAGACGGCTAGTACCCAGGATGTCAGAATTGCGGAGCTGGAGAGCACCAGGGGTCAGGATCGCAGAAGGCTTGCCCAGCTTGAGCAGACTGCTCGCGATCAGCTTACAGAGAGGAACGAGCTGCTTCTGATGCTGTGGCACAAATTGAGTGCTCTTTGCGGGCGGGAATGGCTTAATAACAATACGCTTGTCGATCGGCAAGTTGTCCCATCGGTTGAAGTGATTGCGACCCGGCTTCCCGGCTTCTCGAAAAACCTTGTTGGCGCCATCAAGGCGATTGAGGCTATGTTTGGAGGGCTGCATTCCAAGATCAAGTCGgtggaacgagacttgcATCGAGAGTACCAGACTCTTGAGAACAATCTTGAAGTGAGAACCAAGAAGCTGGATCGTCTCGAGACCATGTTGCGAAACTCGGTGGCCTCGGGAAGCCTAGCTCCTCAGGATATGCACAGTCGAATGGCCCGGTTGGAGGATGCCTATCGCCAACTCAAGGTTGAGAATGCGACGCTTCGGACGGCCAATGATGTACGAAGTCGTGCTGCCCATGACGGCACAACAACACCTTTAGGCAGAGGTACCACTGTTAAAGGCTCACCTTCACCGGGCATTCCACGCGGGCCGGGAGATCGTGATAGGAGTCGAACTTCCCAGCTGAGCCAAGACAGGAACAGCCGCTCAGGGGGGTCATCTCGGTCCAACACTGCTTCTGGCATACCCCGGCCATCCTCGGGCAATTTCACCAGCATGGAAGTTGCCTTGCCGAGTGAGGGCGAGCCGACCAATAATGACAACCGCTGGCTCCTGAGACTTCGGGACATGGAGTATAAACTGAAGATGGAGCGAGAAGGCCGCAACCAAGATCGAGCAGCTGCACGGCAACGGCTCGGCGGATTGGAATTGGAGAATAGAGATCTCAGAGAGAGAGTAAGGAGGACAAACACAGACACTGAGTAGTATTGCATGTGTTGTCCGAGCTGGGATATATGACCATCTGAGACATGGAAACCCTTACTATTGCAACAAACCCCCCGTTTTCTCTTTTTTACTCTGGCAGCACTTGGTTTCCCCACCAGTTCTGTCCGTAATGTACAGtaggcttcttctttttcttcttcttctttggctgggCAGCGATGATGAGCTTAAATTTGCAGCATGTTTTGTGACTGTAGGGTGTTGGAAGAGGGTAGCAAAGGTGGTCGTATTTTTGGGTAATGAATGTTTTATGAGTGGCTACGACGTCTATCATCTCCTCGCTGCGCAGTGCATTTCTCAAAACAGTAGCGACTTCTCGGCACAGACACGAGGATCGTCTCTGTCTGCACCATCCACGCAAAAAATAGTAGCTAGCACGAAGCTCCGTCTCCGTCGGTGCCATCGCTCCGCCGAACCTCGACCTCGATTTCCTCGTCGCCTATGCCTCTCGCCCTCGCCTCCTCCAAGATGGCCTCGGTAGCAGTCGCGCCCACCCTCGTCACCCCGAGGCTCATGACGTGCAGCACGTCGTCCAGCGTCCTCACGCCCCCGGCCGCCTTGATCTGCACGCCTGGCCCGGCCGACGCCCTCATCAGCTTGAGGTGCGGCGTCGTGGCCCCCTCGTAGCTGTACATGCCATTGTCCCGCCTCACGAAGCCGTACCCGGTGCTCGTCTtgacgaagccgacgccCAGGTCGGTACAAATCTCGCACAGCTTGCGGATGTGCTCGTGCTGCAGGTAGTCGTTTTCGAAAATGACCTTGAGCACGGCGCCCCTCGTCGTGACGATGCGGTTGATGGCGTTGACCTCGTGCTCGACGTAGTGCCACTGGCGGCCGAGGGCCTTGCCGATGTTGACGACCATGTCGATCTCGGCGGCGCCCGCGTCGAGCGCCTCGACCGTC from Metarhizium brunneum chromosome 2, complete sequence includes these protein-coding regions:
- the apsB gene encoding Anucleate primary sterigmata protein B, giving the protein MRDSKESDSAPEDTGHDANAQPDDSILKLLPPPGGASASGSTTGPSAMESSYVDAVTIDHSRAPDVTITEEAVREHFKDQESSFLPTLSPIATRTTAEDATGADDTIDTSGRKKDQNAEKRDDDHTSDVDVGNTTSSLENLDSSPTTAAAARTISRAVSMASSATRDGRTAPAAADEDDYRDETEHSFLSGADDPFLQSQISDKLDTGSTPSNSLRIGKRSKYLRSRYGSHRSSTSSLITNPESQDGSEATIGHGVDYALQSGGAVPALGMLRSTSNPFQRSISVGSMVSGFGGDDLNDLPNHHLDTLPEVSSPDRPNHNDPLRTPKASRENLKATAPTDTVIAQHVKNVQVPESLVKEYRFKNSLQTPRRPSNLTTSISTDTITKTGRNLTLKEQSSTIERLSKENFDLKLKVMFLSDRLDRLSEEGIKEMISENVELKTSLAVLQRDNKILRKRIKELERQARDEDNRPSTASSTDQTSKTNDEDAYEREQELIYLRERVEEYAIEIERLRNESLSRESEKLQLVQMVKTLGERSGSNAGVPDESAVWSDLLEQETVRREQADEDNRKLRDEIFRLKKELSAQGNMQHTTNIYNISKKPRDGAFSPTRATSGLSGETNVPDTNLGGVNVLVDELRRESEQLRHENAELRREVGAQTSMLTSRNREKERLYQEIEDLKMAQRRGGPAPSTIDSILDRSASRAGGHERSQSRGSGRTRQTLAEEESEREGLENKLAEVRDKLSEVRLQNQELQRELESCMVDFEAAVEGKRQAEDNAMSLQEDLDTAMNDLVALQAERDEAVREQGEMENEFEALRHEAQEEIDAMEAEADQRNEEIQRAYTDLKDRSENFDALQEEMRKMSEALVRLEDEQTGKLRRIQQLEEELDSSNKELEDLEQKLMEANEKNQRFSIQQESSQGEIAFLREEQEVDKIRIGDLEAAIANAEQNLRDEKDRARELDNRLQQERMHREIVADKEKEEVQQVVNELNREASNAKDEVRRLRKSLSSREVEATEWKERLIELENNLREALGDLNGTRSSLLKSIAKMQRELENTIRELDTTKASLVEKDRIIKQRDALLESHALESRKVTELLERERVAHRNTKAQYDTFQRTHQHLTQTASTQDVRIAELESTRGQDRRRLAQLEQTARDQLTERNELLLMLWHKLSALCGREWLNNNTLVDRQVVPSVEVIATRLPGFSKNLVGAIKAIEAMFGGLHSKIKSVERDLHREYQTLENNLEVRTKKLDRLETMLRNSVASGSLAPQDMHSRMARLEDAYRQLKVENATLRTANDVRSRAAHDGTTTPLGRGTTVKGSPSPGIPRGPGDRDRSRTSQLSQDRNSRSGGSSRSNTASGIPRPSSGNFTSMEVALPSEGEPTNNDNRWLLRLRDMEYKLKMEREGRNQDRAAARQRLGGLELENRDLRERVRRTNTDTE
- the deoC_0 gene encoding Deoxyribose-phosphate aldolase gives rise to the protein MAQPVKVKVSLPMLAAHIDHSLLHPTLTDAQITTGLLLCKQHAVASACVKPCSVPLAAEVLAGSPVKVCAVVGFPHGSSTAATKMAETVEALDAGAAEIDMVVNIGKALGRQWHYVEHEVNAINRIVTTRGAVLKVIFENDYLQHEHIRKLCEICTDLGVGFVKTSTGYGFVRRDNGMYSYEGATTPHLKLMRASAGPGVQIKAAGGVRTLDDVLHVMSLGVTRVGATATEAILEEARARGIGDEEIEVEVRRSDGTDGDGASC